The Eubacteriales bacterium genome window below encodes:
- a CDS encoding DNRLRE domain-containing protein, producing MATYSKTASYGSRVTQAISGSSNGRATYFNVGKSSGGLEGRYFVYFDLSEINSNAIISSATLTINQYDDSNDWSASVNVDVRRAASSWNANSITWNNQPSVFSAQDSAITISGIATRSISFDVTNAVKSAVSLSNYGFRIAAVSSSNSTAKYFRSDTYSSSSLQPKLTVSYTPILERVAISGSYRDVVLTQVLINGTWRSVSSKKVLIDGVWRGIY from the coding sequence ATGGCAACTTATTCAAAAACAGCATCTTATGGCAGCCGTGTTACACAAGCTATAAGCGGCTCTTCAAATGGCAGGGCGACTTATTTTAACGTTGGTAAATCAAGCGGAGGGCTTGAGGGAAGATATTTCGTCTACTTCGATCTAAGTGAAATAAACAGCAACGCAATAATATCGTCTGCTACTTTAACTATTAACCAGTATGATGATTCAAATGACTGGTCGGCCTCTGTTAATGTAGACGTCAGGCGTGCTGCATCGTCTTGGAATGCTAACAGTATTACGTGGAACAACCAGCCAAGCGTATTTAGCGCTCAGGATTCAGCTATTACTATATCCGGTATAGCGACACGCTCTATAAGCTTTGACGTTACAAATGCAGTTAAAAGTGCGGTTTCGCTCAGTAATTACGGTTTTAGGATAGCGGCAGTTAGCAGCTCAAATTCTACTGCAAAGTACTTCCGTTCTGATACTTATTCTTCAAGCAGCCTGCAGCCGAAACTTACTGTTTCATATACGCCTATTTTAGAGCGCGTTGCTATAAGCGGGAGCTACCGGGACGTGGTTTTAACTCAGGTACTGATAAACGGAACATGGAGGAGCGTATCTTCAAAGAAAGTTTTGATAGACGGAGTTTGGAGAGGTATCTACTAG
- a CDS encoding peptidoglycan-binding protein, with protein sequence MAYKEISKEEALAYLDFSSANSKWKTLYQCSSEEAKQKNIDCLDERIIKRLGALAKDYGKKIAISMGFRPSSYQEMLIERNLGVWSPSKCKIGNDLVSNLKGWVSGNFSVCAAPGTSNHNSGAAVDLGSSWAISLGNSKLEPYGLIKNVDNEDWHVVLMELKDLKKYDRVKYAIENGFEPVLAPCRDTYVSGRYVRRGANVALVQKRLYELSFFNGTVDGVFGDITKSAVKAFQSSAGLTVDGIVGAKTIASLINSSVVKEEFIISRLLKLSSPMLKGEDVKWLQNKLNKNGAGLTLDGIFGKKTKVAVKTFQKSAGLTADGIAGKNTVTALGGRFLS encoded by the coding sequence ATGGCCTATAAAGAAATTTCTAAGGAAGAAGCGCTTGCTTATCTTGATTTTAGCAGCGCAAACAGTAAATGGAAGACGCTTTATCAATGTTCATCCGAGGAAGCTAAGCAAAAAAATATAGATTGTTTAGATGAGCGTATAATTAAACGTCTTGGTGCACTGGCAAAGGATTACGGCAAAAAAATAGCTATAAGCATGGGGTTCAGGCCTTCTTCTTACCAGGAGATGTTAATTGAAAGAAACTTAGGAGTATGGAGCCCTTCAAAGTGCAAAATAGGGAATGATTTGGTCAGTAACCTAAAAGGCTGGGTAAGCGGCAACTTTTCCGTCTGTGCAGCGCCGGGGACTTCCAACCACAACAGCGGTGCAGCTGTAGATTTAGGCAGTTCATGGGCCATAAGCCTTGGCAATTCAAAGCTGGAACCATATGGGCTTATAAAAAACGTGGACAATGAAGACTGGCACGTTGTTTTAATGGAGCTTAAGGATCTAAAAAAATACGACAGAGTCAAATACGCTATAGAAAATGGATTCGAGCCGGTCTTAGCGCCGTGCAGGGATACTTATGTAAGCGGTAGATATGTCCGCCGTGGTGCAAACGTGGCTTTAGTTCAAAAACGACTTTATGAACTTTCGTTTTTTAATGGCACTGTAGATGGGGTATTTGGCGATATTACCAAAAGTGCGGTTAAAGCATTTCAAAGTTCCGCCGGGCTTACAGTAGACGGCATAGTAGGCGCCAAGACTATTGCCTCATTAATTAACAGTTCAGTAGTTAAAGAAGAGTTTATTATCTCACGGCTGTTAAAGCTATCAAGCCCGATGCTTAAAGGTGAAGACGTTAAATGGCTGCAGAACAAGTTGAACAAAAATGGAGCTGGTTTAACGCTAGACGGGATATTCGGTAAAAAGACAAAGGTAGCAGTAAAAACATTTCAAAAGTCTGCCGGGCTTACGGCAGACGGCATAGCGGGAAAAAATACGGTAACGGCTTTAGGGGGCCGTTTTTTAAGTTAA
- a CDS encoding RNA ligase family protein, producing MIDFNLGRPVKPMLISISADPFNDPDYIYELKLDGERCVAYLNRNDIELYNKRGNKLLIKVPELGNINRQIKKRCILDGELIVTIDGKPNFYEIVRRLITSNKLRIELLSGKYPASYVVYDILYIGDKDITGRSLLERKDILNKNLIENEKIALSRFLPEKGIEFFDLANQNGLEGIVAKKADSIYYPGTRTKEWIKIKNLLDDDFIICGYILKADYVVSLVIGQFNTKKELLYKGHVTLGISKEDFSIIAKHEKIAKPYFKTYPKGGKNSEAVWIKPTLVCTVSYMVKTRSSIRHPVYKGLRLDKTADECIDKG from the coding sequence ATGATAGATTTTAACCTGGGAAGGCCGGTTAAGCCTATGCTTATCAGCATAAGCGCAGACCCGTTTAACGACCCGGATTACATTTACGAATTGAAATTAGACGGTGAACGCTGTGTAGCATACCTTAATCGAAATGACATCGAACTATACAATAAACGCGGCAACAAACTGCTTATAAAAGTCCCGGAGCTTGGAAATATTAACAGGCAGATAAAAAAACGCTGTATCCTAGACGGGGAACTTATCGTGACTATTGACGGGAAACCAAATTTTTATGAGATAGTAAGAAGGCTTATAACTTCAAATAAACTAAGGATAGAGCTGCTATCAGGTAAATATCCCGCTTCATATGTTGTGTACGATATTTTATACATAGGAGATAAAGACATAACTGGCCGTTCGCTTCTTGAGCGCAAAGATATTTTAAATAAGAACCTGATTGAAAACGAAAAAATTGCATTGAGCAGGTTTTTACCTGAAAAAGGCATAGAGTTTTTCGATTTAGCAAATCAAAACGGCCTGGAAGGTATAGTTGCCAAAAAAGCCGACAGCATATACTACCCGGGTACCCGTACAAAAGAGTGGATCAAGATAAAAAACCTTTTAGACGATGATTTTATAATATGCGGGTATATATTAAAAGCAGACTATGTTGTAAGCCTTGTGATCGGACAGTTTAATACCAAAAAAGAGCTTTTATATAAAGGCCATGTGACCCTTGGCATATCAAAAGAAGATTTTTCAATTATAGCAAAACATGAAAAAATAGCAAAACCGTATTTTAAAACCTACCCTAAAGGCGGAAAAAACAGCGAAGCTGTATGGATTAAACCAACATTAGTCTGCACTGTTTCTTATATGGTTAAAACGCGCAGCTCTATCCGCCACCCGGTATATAAGGGCTTAAGGCTGGATAAAACCGCAGATGAATGTATAGATAAGGGGTGA
- a CDS encoding DUF4405 domain-containing protein, with translation MGKKKTKNNIFIKIFLDIILLSTFILLMESKAISMAFHEIAGIVIGILFLVHKLLNLKWIKSVTKNLFGKKIGFKTRFQYILDVLLLLGVYTIIITGILMSQVLFPNTGGTSSFKGIHTAVSYICIILIGLHVGLNWKCVMNAFARMFRVKRESKARKWLLRGATFALALWGIASIVLSGFFSNIGLAFALNSNSTPNFQNRNQNQGGGFGKGKNSDNENGNSDSDSDNSLDNDLDDTSDNNSSDSTINNSVDNTADTADLNKYLSGLNCTGCSKHCSLLYPQCATGVIQQQEAIKEFEASNTSSTEGTLYSENGSSYLEIGSSVYTLSSTDEDSSGSSSSAPSITDDGQPGDTFDPDNAEIPDGQSIPEGNNLSNGLRNGQSQGVLNVILTFAPITWLFGTIGYLLSLLLKRKKVSAEPKKESCE, from the coding sequence ATGGGAAAAAAGAAAACGAAAAATAACATATTTATAAAAATATTTCTCGATATAATATTATTATCAACGTTTATTTTACTTATGGAATCAAAGGCAATCAGCATGGCATTTCATGAGATTGCGGGTATAGTTATCGGTATATTATTTTTAGTCCACAAACTGCTTAACTTAAAATGGATTAAATCCGTAACAAAGAACCTGTTTGGCAAGAAGATAGGGTTTAAGACCCGTTTTCAGTATATCTTAGACGTATTACTGCTTTTAGGCGTTTACACAATAATAATAACCGGTATACTTATGTCTCAGGTGCTTTTTCCAAATACGGGAGGAACTTCTTCTTTTAAAGGGATACATACTGCGGTTTCATATATCTGCATAATACTGATAGGATTACATGTAGGGCTTAACTGGAAATGCGTTATGAATGCATTTGCCCGCATGTTTAGGGTAAAGAGAGAAAGCAAAGCAAGGAAATGGTTGCTTCGCGGTGCAACTTTTGCTTTGGCCTTATGGGGAATTGCAAGTATTGTGCTTTCTGGTTTCTTTTCAAATATCGGGCTTGCTTTTGCATTGAACAGTAACAGTACGCCAAATTTTCAGAATAGGAACCAAAACCAAGGCGGAGGATTTGGCAAAGGCAAAAACTCAGACAACGAAAATGGCAACTCAGACAGCGATTCTGATAATAGTCTAGATAATGATTTAGATGATACGTCTGATAATAACAGCTCAGACAGCACTATAAATAATAGTGTGGATAATACGGCAGATACGGCAGACCTAAACAAATACCTTTCCGGGCTTAATTGTACCGGATGCTCAAAGCACTGTTCGCTGCTGTATCCGCAGTGTGCTACGGGGGTTATCCAGCAGCAGGAGGCTATTAAAGAATTTGAGGCTTCAAACACTTCGTCAACTGAAGGTACTTTATATAGCGAGAATGGCAGCAGCTATCTTGAGATAGGCTCTAGCGTCTATACCCTCTCAAGTACAGATGAAGACTCAAGCGGTAGCTCATCATCTGCACCAAGCATTACAGATGACGGACAGCCTGGGGATACGTTTGATCCGGACAATGCTGAAATACCAGACGGGCAATCTATCCCTGAAGGAAACAACTTATCTAACGGGCTCAGAAACGGGCAAAGCCAGGGAGTTCTGAATGTTATTTTAACATTTGCTCCAATAACATGGCTTTTTGGAACGATAGGGTATCTTTTAAGCCTGCTACTGAAACGGAAAAAAGTAAGTGCTGAACCTAAAAAAGAATCATGCGAATAA
- a CDS encoding TetR/AcrR family transcriptional regulator, which translates to MEKNFNYTSLLGEGNPLLKYKELLEESLNEFSKTKFEDASLNDILKRAHMSKGSFYHNFGDKFGLYLALMAIVVKKKMDFFSSEMELKQYSGDFFGTIRELAKATMDFMFVDKRLHDLSNRYMEVSDELKSRIMEFFPYDFNKVFGGLIKSAIESGQIESRFSPDFILKMLEILLTNSYKLISINNGEAELIKTLNELMECMQYGISAKKEEK; encoded by the coding sequence TTGGAAAAAAATTTTAACTATACTTCTTTACTTGGAGAGGGTAATCCGCTTTTAAAGTATAAAGAGCTTTTGGAAGAAAGCTTAAATGAGTTTTCAAAAACAAAATTTGAAGATGCTTCGCTTAATGACATATTAAAAAGGGCTCACATGAGCAAAGGCAGTTTCTATCATAATTTTGGAGATAAATTCGGGCTTTATTTGGCTTTGATGGCCATAGTAGTAAAAAAGAAGATGGATTTCTTCTCATCGGAGATGGAACTAAAGCAATATAGTGGGGATTTTTTTGGTACGATACGGGAACTGGCAAAAGCGACTATGGACTTTATGTTCGTCGATAAAAGGCTGCATGATTTATCTAACAGGTACATGGAGGTAAGCGACGAACTAAAAAGCAGGATTATGGAATTTTTTCCATATGATTTTAACAAAGTTTTTGGCGGGCTTATTAAGTCTGCAATTGAGTCCGGCCAGATAGAGAGCCGTTTTTCACCGGACTTCATTTTAAAAATGTTAGAAATTTTACTTACAAATTCCTATAAGCTGATTTCTATTAATAACGGAGAGGCTGAGCTTATAAAAACGCTGAATGAGCTTATGGAATGTATGCAATACGGCATTTCAGCCAAGAAGGAGGAAAAATAA
- a CDS encoding ABC transporter ATP-binding protein codes for MSSAFTIEDLRFRYPTSKEDTIKGVSFDVKEGEIFGLLGPSGAGKSTTQKILIKLLENYRGNIEYFGKDLKAKGKSFYEEIGVGFEMPVHFSKMTAAENLNFFSEFYKNKANVKELMERVGLWEYKDIKVGEYSKGMKVRLNFIRAMLNNPRVLFLDEVTNGLDPKNAYVIKEMIAEFREKGGTVFLSTHLMNDVEQLCDRIAFCVDGKLHEISTPRDLKLKYGKREVKVEYRENGDVLSETFPLNGIGSNERFNSVLKDKEIETIHSGETSMEEIFIIVTGVDVK; via the coding sequence ATGTCAAGTGCATTTACTATTGAAGACCTGCGGTTCAGATACCCGACATCAAAGGAGGATACGATCAAAGGCGTCTCTTTCGATGTAAAAGAAGGAGAGATTTTCGGGCTCTTAGGGCCGTCTGGTGCAGGCAAGTCTACAACGCAGAAAATTTTAATCAAACTTCTTGAAAACTATAGGGGCAATATTGAGTATTTTGGCAAAGATTTAAAGGCCAAGGGCAAATCCTTTTATGAGGAGATAGGCGTTGGGTTTGAAATGCCGGTGCATTTTTCAAAAATGACTGCAGCCGAAAACTTAAATTTCTTTTCAGAGTTTTACAAAAACAAGGCAAACGTAAAGGAGTTAATGGAAAGGGTAGGCCTATGGGAGTATAAAGACATTAAAGTCGGTGAGTACTCAAAGGGCATGAAAGTTAGGTTAAACTTTATACGGGCAATGCTAAATAACCCAAGAGTGCTGTTTTTAGATGAGGTTACAAACGGCCTAGACCCTAAAAATGCTTACGTAATAAAGGAAATGATAGCAGAGTTTAGGGAAAAAGGCGGTACGGTATTTTTATCCACACACTTGATGAACGACGTCGAACAGCTCTGCGACAGGATAGCGTTTTGCGTAGACGGTAAACTACACGAGATATCTACACCAAGGGACCTAAAGTTAAAATACGGCAAACGCGAAGTTAAAGTAGAGTATAGGGAAAACGGAGACGTGTTAAGCGAGACTTTCCCGTTAAACGGTATAGGTTCAAACGAAAGGTTTAATTCCGTTTTAAAGGATAAGGAGATAGAGACTATACATAGCGGAGAGACCTCTATGGAGGAGATATTTATTATCGTGACGGGAGTTGATGTAAAATGA
- a CDS encoding superoxide dismutase family protein, with translation MNQYNYKAMAMVKGSADAPDLNGTVWFMETPIGVHVDAKIFNLPPNKTGFYGFHLHEVGSCIEPDFESAKGHYNPEGYTHPMHAGDFPMLLATDTMDAYLSFVTTRFALKDVIGRSVIIHMDRDDYTSQPSGDAGKRIGCGVIKAM, from the coding sequence ATGAATCAATATAATTATAAGGCCATGGCGATGGTAAAGGGCAGCGCCGATGCGCCGGACCTTAACGGTACCGTATGGTTTATGGAAACGCCCATAGGCGTACACGTAGACGCAAAAATATTCAATTTGCCGCCTAATAAAACAGGCTTTTATGGTTTTCACCTGCACGAAGTAGGAAGCTGTATTGAGCCGGATTTTGAAAGCGCAAAAGGGCATTACAATCCGGAAGGGTACACTCATCCTATGCATGCGGGAGATTTCCCTATGCTTCTAGCGACAGACACCATGGATGCGTACCTCTCATTCGTCACTACGCGCTTTGCATTGAAAGACGTTATTGGAAGGTCTGTTATAATACATATGGATAGGGACGACTATACATCCCAGCCGTCAGGAGATGCCGGAAAACGTATCGGTTGCGGAGTCATCAAAGCGATGTAG
- a CDS encoding Ku protein yields the protein MAATYKGAITFGLVHIPISLYTATQDNEIHFNQLCKEDLSRVRYKKVCASCGKEITSKDIVKGFEYDKDKYVIVTDEDFEKIKTEKDKSIKILHFTDVSSIRPIYYDKTYHAIGEAGGEKAFELLRRAMLEENKVGIGKTVMGNKETLLCIIPTEEGILVETMFFADEIKEIPKSMPDTNISDEEVKMAKELIKTIDKPFEPEVYKDEYQSRLRELIQAKIAGKEISVPKPKKQDNVINLMDALKASIEQNKSPKKAAKPRKTANR from the coding sequence TTGGCGGCTACATATAAAGGCGCGATAACTTTCGGGCTGGTACATATTCCAATAAGCTTATATACAGCAACGCAGGACAACGAAATACACTTTAACCAGTTATGCAAAGAAGACTTAAGCCGCGTTCGTTATAAAAAAGTCTGTGCTTCCTGCGGCAAGGAAATAACGTCTAAAGATATCGTCAAGGGCTTTGAATACGATAAAGACAAATACGTTATAGTGACAGACGAGGATTTTGAAAAAATAAAAACGGAAAAAGACAAGTCTATCAAGATACTGCATTTCACAGATGTAAGTTCCATCCGCCCCATATACTACGACAAGACCTATCATGCAATAGGCGAGGCCGGAGGAGAAAAGGCATTTGAGCTTTTGCGTCGAGCCATGCTTGAGGAAAACAAAGTGGGAATCGGCAAAACAGTTATGGGAAACAAAGAGACTCTGCTTTGTATAATCCCAACTGAAGAAGGAATACTTGTTGAAACTATGTTCTTTGCGGATGAGATAAAGGAAATACCAAAATCCATGCCTGATACCAATATAAGCGATGAGGAAGTGAAAATGGCTAAGGAGTTAATTAAGACGATAGATAAGCCGTTTGAACCGGAAGTTTATAAAGACGAGTACCAATCCCGTTTAAGGGAACTCATTCAGGCTAAAATAGCCGGCAAGGAAATCTCTGTGCCTAAGCCTAAAAAACAAGACAACGTCATAAACTTAATGGATGCCCTAAAGGCCAGCATAGAACAAAACAAAAGCCCTAAAAAAGCGGCCAAACCGAGAAAAACGGCTAACAGATGA